DNA from Elaeis guineensis isolate ETL-2024a chromosome 2, EG11, whole genome shotgun sequence:
TTGGTCTCTTAAACAATTAATCAGCAATAATAAGCAAGACAATTAGACAGGAAATTTACCATGAAAAAGCTAACATAAACATAGGAGTCCCGCATAACCACACGAACAAAAGGACTTTTTGATTTGAATGATTTTGCCTGTTCAAGAGCCTTATTTATTTCCTCTTTTGTGACAGGTCGCCGTTGTGATATTAGACTGGGCATTCGCTGTACCTTGGCCACAACTACAAGAAGCAAGACAATACAAGGCTTATCACTAactgaaaaaaatgaaataaataaataaataatctacATCGAACAAATTAGTGCTTTACAAGCGTGAGAATTGTTAACTATAAGAAGACACAATCACAATATTTGTTCGGCAAGGCAAAAAGCTCACCTTCCCCACGTCGAGCTACATCATTACATGGAAGCAATTTTAAGCGTTCTGACATCTGACTAGATTGTTTCAAGGCACTCATTTTACTGGGTCTACCTACTTTCTTACTTAAGGATTTTGCCGTCGATGTCACAGAAAGGGCACTAGTTTTAGCTGCTGGAACTCAAAAATTTAGTACATTAGCAAAATCCTGCAcaactaatgctgaagaagaaacAGTCACATAATTTTTCAGGAAATGGATGAGAATTAAAACTCAATTTCTCACTAATGCTTTGTtcgtaatttaaaaataataataataacacttACGGCGCCCACGCTGAAGTTTTGTCTTAGCTTTGTTCACAGCCATAGTATGTTCGCTTGAGACAATTTTCCTCTTATGCAAGTCCTTCTCTCTCATAGTATTTTCATGAACTTTCTTATGTGGCACAGCCAAAGCTCCAGAAGGTGGACTAATACGAGCTACAACCATCGAATTACTCCAATCTGATGATCTGGATATATGCCAATAATGATAcagaaataatcatataatatagtAAAAAACCAACTTTTCTTACCAGGTGTCttacttttggattttctcaactTCCAACTATCCAAATCATCTTGAGATATTGCAGCAACTTCATCCGAAGGAGAACCCTTCTTCCTCTTTTCCGTCTTCGAGGGTGGGCCCTGCATCGCAAGACAATCAACGCTGCATATATTCCtcatgtgaccaactccaaaacTCTCATTTGGTGACAAAACCAAAGCTTTTGAATCATGCTCTCCCATGGTCTCCCCTTCCTCACCGCCCTCGATTCCATCAACAATGGCGATGTGCCCTCCTCCATATGGCCTAGCTAGGAATGCCGCCTCCTTCTCGCAAGCAGTCGCATCCAAAACCAGCACCGAGAAATGCAACCCGCCATCATACCGGAAAACCAAAAAATCCCCGAGCTCTATCGAGTGATCGGCGACGAACTTCTTCCACCCATTCGCAAACAAAAGCCCCTTCGAGCTCTTTACGAACTCCACATTCCATGTGCCCCCACTCGGCCCCTTCAAAGAGACAGTTCCCGGCAACTCGTGCTCGATATATTTGCGGAATGCCGGCGGGATTTTCTGCAAGACCCACAAAAGATTACAACTTCGATCTTGGACCCAAAGAACCTGAATCGGGAGATAGCATACCAGGTGGTCGGAGGAGAGCTCGGGAAAGTAAACCTTGAAGAAATGCGGGCTCGATCTCTCCATGGGAGTTCGATCGCTTCCTTTCTGGGATCTCTCAGGGTTTTTTCGGCCCCCCCACGCCTTTGGGTTCCAATGGGGAATTTTTCCCCCTCTTATTGGCGCGTCCGTGGTTTCTAATTTGTAAAACCCTAGAAATTTGATCTTTTATGATGGGATGCATCGGTGTCGGGAAGGTGTGTGATGATTCCGAATTCGTTATCAAACTAAACCAGGACGGAGGATTGGATCAGCTGGGCTAGGTAGACTATGAAAAGGATCCTCTGTATTACGCGTGGTGCTTTGTGGGTTACGTTGACGACGTGTCAGTATACTCGTGGACCATTGAGGTGAGGTTAGCTGTCGCATTTGATCGGGTAGGACGGTTTTACAGTACTGAAACAGAACATACGTTTGGCGATAGGATATATTGGGCTTTGggtttgggaaaaaaaaaatatgacgaATGTTTGAGGTAAACTTGTGAGCTGACGGTGATTCTCCGATGTTCTCTCGATCTCGAAAGATTCTCTTCAGATCTTTTTCAATTTAATGATTATttgattatgaaaatatttttgatttcattattacggtatataaaataattttttattatttatggatatatgataaataattttataaatatttaatttttcaaCGATTACACCTTTGCAAAGATTGTCATGgcagatttgaatttaaataaaaaaataataataatttataaaaaaaaaattacatctcaTCTATTGATTTTCACTTCTAATTATAATAGATTTTTGCTCCATATGTACATACACCGGATCAAGAGACCTCAAAAGAAAAGAGCTTTTAAAAGGAGAAACTCCCTTGACTTAAAGCTCTCACGACGGGAAGCTCTCAATTCCTCATCATCAAGCTCTCAAGTCCTcatcattatttatttacttttctTTTTAAAGGTTTATTGGTCTGTGAGCACCGAAGAAAAAAAGTAAGATCATTAGAAGGTCGAGATAATGAGAAGGCCAAAGTGGAAAGCCAATCTCAGAAGGTCAAGATAAAAAGTTGATTTGAGAAGGTCGAGGTCATCAAAAGACTAAAGTGGAAAGCCGACCTCCAATGACTAACGAAGTCGAGCTCCTAAAGGCCAACCTCTCGAAGCCAATCTTCCTAAGCCGACCTTTAAAGGTTGTCCTCCTGAAGCAGCTGAAGGCCGACCTCTCGAAGTCAAGTTCCTGATGGTTAAGCTCTCAAAGACAATTTTCGAAAACTGACTTCCAAAAGATTGAGCTCCCAAAGCTGATTTCTAAAGGCCGACCTCATCAAAAAGCTGAGTTTCCAAGCCAACCTCTGAAGACCAACCTCTCGAGGTGGACCTCATCAGAAGGTCAACCTCCTGAAGCCGACCTCCGAAGATCGAACCTCCCAAGGTTGAACTTATCAAAAGGCCAAGTTTATTAGAAGATCGAAGACAACAGAAAGCCGATCTCATCGGAAGACCAAGCTTCTGAAGCCGATCTCCAAAGACAGATCTCTCGAAATCGAGCCCTCAAAGCCGACTTCCAAAAGTCGAGCTTTAGAAGTCGACCTCCCAAAGCTGAGCTCCTCGATCCACCAGTCTACTCAGCCATGTGGGCGATTCTCGAAATCTCCCAACTTATCAGAATGTGGCCTAGAAGTTCAAAGAATTAGGCATGACGACTTAAAGACTCTGACTAAACTGCCTATGGCTCCACTTTTATATAAAAAAGTATCAAGGGGACCATGAGGTAagcccaattaaagaagagaatAGCACACCAATACTCTCTCTCCCACTCTCTTTTCTCTATCGTTTTCAAGCTCAGACTAACTTAATCATCAAAGGGTCCTCCATTGAAAAATCTTCGatgagtgtggacttctcttgtagGTTTCCTACGATGCCTCGAATCCCGGACGGCATCCAACTCCAGCTCCGTCAACATTGAACCGAAGACTTGTAGCAACAGTTGTTATTATTAatcttgataaaaaaaagataaataaaaaatataattataattatgatgaatataaacagatataaataaataaaggtggttgggtggatgtctggccaggacaccacctcccaagatcctttcagtaccacgcgatgcagcaggaagaaagaagaaacaaaacaaaaggaaaaacaatcaaaatacgtggatcagccacaaaaaggcttgcctccacggggcatgcaaacttcactatgaaaagaaaatttttacaagaggagacctcaccctcaacccttgtacacccaattctctctcacatgaagttcccctcacaaaagctctctctctcttggagacccccctgaacccctgaagagcctggcgaccgctgtccaggagcctcctgctccttccctcacagcgccctcgcccctctctctctccacggttcgtacggcggcgagaaaccgaacccctGAGCCCCTCTCTGTGcctcacaggccttttaaaggcataAATACTgtttaaaccttgattagagaaggattaggaatcctaaacaaagccaaaaaaccctcctgaccgtcggatcaagaccgggagcgtcctcgacccttagatcgcgctccggtccacgaaatagggccgtggaccgcgagaaacgcgtgggaaacgcccacgcggtccgcagaccgcgccgtggaccacccggtccatggtggaccggggcaagggccagcaggcccgctggcctgggccgcgcccgcgcgcgcgggcctgggccgcgcctgcgcgcgggcctgggccgcgcctgcgcgcgggcctgcgcgcgcctgggccgcgcgcccgcgtgcgcctgggccgcgcgccccgctgggccgtgcgcccgcctgggccacgcgcccgcctgggccgcaggccccccccgcgcgcgggcctgggtcgcgcgtcccgcgcgccgccgcctgcggccgctccgctgccgtccgccgccaGTCGCCGGcaatcctccgccgcctcgattttcgtgccgacttcgaaagctcgtatctcctccatccgagctccgtttcaggtgatcttggtctcgttggactccgtttttcgccgcgaacctcgctgtgggctcaatgtgggctgaatctcgaggcgtcaaatcctaataatctccacctcgactcgatattcggcctccttcaaactccgagagcttctggatctcctcgcccccatgccctggggcaatcgcctgctgatcatggatgggcaaacatgggagtcgagccaggctgctcgatcccatctccgtcgtatgctgtgctcctcctgacctgagacctgctcggggcatcatcctgcggcaataggaatcttaccttgcgacgtcgcctctcgtcctcccgagtctcttgtctcatgcccgatccgcctcctggagctccacctcgctctgggctccacctggctcccgatgctccacctcgcactgggctccctgccaggtaataatgtcctctgctccccttcttcccctccagcacaatcctatcgccgcgtagcaccctcaggattcctccaccagctaccgtcctgtagcctctcgaatccagtctgctaagtgagataagattccgcttgaaatcgggtatgtatcggacctcccccaatctcctcactgcaccgtcatgtgtcctccagctgaccgtcccaatgcctctgatcgcacagctcgatccattcggcagatatacagtgctctcactgttctctagggagtcaaactgctcctctctgcaacacacatgataggggcatgcagaatctaatatccactgctgggaagaagtagatacctcgtcagatatctccaggacatctccatctgaatcgctgccgaccgtcgctacagcagccaccgtccgatttttcagttgagggcaatctctggctagatgccccaactcctcacaccggtaacacctggttttgctcaagtccctcctggacttagaccgccctcgatgcgatctcctgtcgctccgtctaccgcctcctgcacctccagaagtcaccaaagctgagctatcaccacctgagctcgaagctgggttcttcctcctgagaacatcgttctggagtatcgccgtggtgacctcgtccatcttgatagtgctcttccccactagaagagcagtcaccaaggactcgtacgaagggggaagcgacgccagcaaaaccagcgccctgatcttctcctcaacgttctcgccaacgctgagaaggtcggtgaggatcttctggaagtagctcagatgctcctgcacgctctgtccctcagtcatccgcagttggtaaaactgcctccagaggaaaagagtgttggtgagagacttcgccatgtacaactcctcgagcttcgaccacagcaccgtcagggaagtctcgctcagcacatggatcaccacctcatccgccaggtacatgcggatggtactcaccgcctgcatctgtagccgtttccaatcccgcacctccatggtggtcggcttctcatcgcacaagagagcttcgatcaatccctgttggatgagtacgtccttcacccttgcctgccacaaggagaaattgctcttaccatcaaacttgttgatctccatcctgattgttcctgttttctccatcttcagtcttgctcaccaccactgcaatctgcgtccttgtaccgccttgctctgataccacttgttgggtggatgtctggccaggacaccacctcccaagatcctttcagtaccacgcgatgcagcaggaagaaagaagaaacaaaacaaaaggaaaaacaatcaaaatacgtggatcagccacaaaagggctcgcctccacggggcatgcaaacttcactatgaaaagaaaatttttacaagaggagacctcaccctcaacccttgtacacccaattctctctcacatgaagttcccctcacaaaagctctctctctcttggagacccccctgaacccctgaagagcctggcgaccgctgtccaggagcctcctgctccttccctcacagcgccctcgcccctctctctctccatggttcgtacggcggcgagaaaccgaacccctGAGCCCCTCTCTGTGcctcacaggccttttaaaggcataAACACTgtttaaaccttgattagagaaggattaggaatcctaaacaaagccaaaaaaccctcctgaccgtcggatcaagaccgggagcgtcctcgacccttagatcgcgctccggtccacgaaatagggccgtggaccgcgagaaacgcgtgggaaacgcccacgcgatccgcagaccgcgccgtggaccacccggtccacggtggatcggggcaagggccagcaggcccgctggcctgggccggcccgcgccgcgcgcccgcgtgcgcctgggccgcgcgccccgctgggccgtgcgcccgcctgggccgcgcgcccgcctgggccgcaggccccccccccgcgcgcgggcctgggtcgtgcgtcccgcgcgccgccgcctgcggccgcgccgctgccgtccgccgccaGTCGCCGGcaatcctccgccgcctcgattttcgtgccgacttcgaaagctcgtatctcctccatccgagctccgtttcaggtgatcttggtctcgttggactccgtttttcgccgcgaacctcgctgtgggctcaatgtgggctgaatctcgaggcgtcaaatcctaacagatatcaaaagaaaaaaaatatttaaatacaaGATTAATAatggagaaaaaaaagatatatctAATAAACATAACCGTAAAGAGCTTACATCGCTGTCTTTGAGTGTACTTTATGTGAGTGTacattttttacatatatattgatataagaaAAATCATAAAGTATGGTTGGCCATTAAAATTGCACCAACTTCATAAGCTCATTATTTAGTTATCGATCAAattcattatttttaattaatattttatatattaataatgaCACCATAGATCTTAAAATTAATGACTCATGATTAAATGTagcaacaaaaagaagaaaaaacttcCACTTGTATTTAGAGATATTAGAGAAGTTTCTAGAATAGATCTGGCcaatatgtaattttttttttaaatatagaaaTATGATTCTTTATATGAGCACCAGACATTCATCCAAGAAATATTTGATGAGGATTTGTATCCAACATAAACATGGTATGTCATTTGAAATATGCATACTTCTTAGAAACTtatgtatatttcaaaaaataaaaataaaatttaactttCAAATTACATTTCATATTACATGTTGGAGCTAGCTAAATCTATACAATCTGTAATTGGCCCAAGCTTGATCGAGTATTTTGGACCCAACCTAGCCTAATCGGTACAAAATCCTTATCTGAGTCCTTCCAAAATAGGGTGGTCATGTTAGATCAAGTTTTCAAGACTAAGAACCAAATCTCATAGAATCGTTGGTGATCGCGAATTGGACCTCTCCAATTCAATCTCAGATTACAGAAATTCTAGCTCTAAATGAAAAGAATCAGCTATCAGAAACTAAGAGGGTGCTTCATTGGGGAGTAGATATTTGGAATCAGAATGAAAATAAATGACTCCCATTCTAACCGTTTGATTGGAAAGAGTCTCATTTGGATTCTGATTTCAGAGTGGAATGAAAATGGTCCAATCTACATAGAACTTAATCCCTactcttctctgtggattcaaatttttattttgatttcgatttcgatttcggttACAAATCAAATGGTTTGGAGGATTTGGCTATTCTGATTTTAATTCTAAATCATTCTGATTCTGATACAGATTTTAATTTCGATCACGAGTCAAACACCGCCTAAGCATATTATTGGCAATAGACCGTTTCGGGTTGCGGAGTCAGTTGCCTGCTTGGATTTGGCTGATCCGATGGACACTCGGGTTAGGTTACGTCAGGCCCCGTCAGCCCAACGTCGCCCTGGCGCGGGTCTGGGCCGCCCAGCCTAAAGGAGGCGCCCAAGAGGCCGGTGCCCATTAACCCGGTATCCGACCCCTGAGACGTACGAAGCCAGTTGCCTACCCATCATCCCAGTTGTTTCACTATTTCTTTACCATCTTCTGAAGCCCTAAACCTAGCCGGTCTGATATAGCAAACAGGGTGACCGAAAGAAAGGGGGGTAGCCGGAGGAGTGGTGACCGGTGGTTATTTGCCGGTGTTCCACGGTCGAGCTCAGGTAAGTTGATTCCTGTTAAATCTTCTTCTCCTGGCCGGAGTTATATCATCAACTACATCAATGCCGTAATCTCACCGaaggatattaaaaaaaaaatatccatctagtGTAGCTGCCTGCTAAATTTCTTATTCTGTAGAAAATCTCTAATCGGCGATATGAACGCCTGAAGATGACGAAATGTATCCATTCATGTGCATGTCCCAATAATACAACGATTCATGCTCTCTCTCTGTTTCCCTGCCTcccgccccctctctctctctctctctctctatctatctatctatctatttgtGTATGGTTGGAAGTCATTTGCAATCATTTAACGGTTTTTCTTCTTTGGCTCATGTTTCTGGCTTCTTCTTTGGATTGCATAATTCTAACAGGCATTTAGTATTGCTTATTATATATATTCGAGGGCTTTTTTAAGCTGCCGGTGATAGTTGGAACTGTACAGAATTTCCGGAAGAATCATTTATCAAATCCTCATATTAGAGAAAGTCGTGGATTTTCAACTTTCTGGGGTCGaggaatcataaaatattatggCTGATCATAAACGCGAAGCCGACTCCCAGGATGAATGTTTCATCGCAAAGAGGACCAAGGCCACTGACTTGGATGCAGAAGGTGGGGAAAAGGGAAGGGTTGAGAAAGAAAATGATGTGCTAGAAAGTAACCTGCAAGTTTCCAATGAAACAATTAGTCCAAATGGAAGTAATTCACAGCAAGAGCTTTCTAAGGACTGCAAGAAAGTCGCTGAGATCCCTGAGATCAATAGTGCAACTAAAGATGCAGTCTTGTGCAATTCAGAAACCATACATCAAGAAGTTAGCAAACTATCATGTATTGAAGCTGATGCAGCAGAAGATAAGGGTTCTAGACACACGATGGAGGATGCATGGGTGGTTCTTCCAGATGCAAGCTTGGAATATCCTGGAAGCTTAAGGTGCTTATTTGCTTATTGTCATGATTGCCGCCTTGCTATTCATTTGAATTCCCAGTGTATCCTACTAATTTACGTGATTGTCTCAGTTTCTTGTCATGCATGGTATCAGatgtatttgaattttgaattgctTTACTCCtgtttttttattctgaaatatTTTGATGGCAGTTTGTGAATACTATGCTTAGGTAgtaatattttatgaaataacTGTTTTACTTTCTCGGGCAGAGATAATATCTACCATTGAAGCATTTGCTCCTTGTTATGTTGCAGTTATCTAACGTGTTTTTCCAACTGCTTTCTGAAACTAGGTACTTACTGGTTGACTGCATATGTTAGTTATTTTTCCtggatgattttttaaaaaagtatgtaTGCTGAGAGCTCTTGTTACATTTTTAATTAGAATATTTGCTAATTATATGTCATTCCATCTGTCacattctcttcttttttcttccttttcttttcttttctttttttttttttgtgagggaAAACTAAATGAATCATTTTGGTGCCACAATAGTTCTTGTTTTTTCGTTTGTCAAgatctattattattttttcagttATATTGGTTCTATAACCTTTGTAGCATGCATTATTGTGGTCATGTGGGATGCAGATAACAATCTGCTTCAACATCATGCAGATAGCAATCTGCTGCAATATCATGCAGATAACTATCTGCTGCAATATCTTTTCTATGTTCTTTATGCATAAATTGTGCTTGTGATTTATTTCATGGAAATCTTCTCTACAGATGTGCACATTTTGCAATTTATGATGGACATGGTGGTCGTTTGGCTGCTGAATATGCACAGAGATATTTACATGCAAATGTTCTTGCAGCAGGGCTACCACGTGAGTCGGTGTGTTTGCTTAGTCTGTTTACTCTAAATTTTAACACATAAGTCGTGTTTTTCTCCCTCTCCATCTTCTAGTTTTCTGCTTCATCTCATGTCATGTATTGCTTTAGCATTAAAATATCCCATTTTCGGTACTCATGCCAATTGCAAAATACCAATCTCATGCATTTCTGAATCTAGCTACAAAATTAGCAAAATTGGCTGAACTTATATCTGCCAGTTATTGTAAAATATTGCAACTCAAAATGTTTTACAGAACATCAGTATTTTCAGATCCTCAATCTTTAGCAGTGATCACTGAATAAAAGGTGTCCTAAGTGAGTGCTGCAAGATTGATGGTATAAAAGAGAAGGCATTgattttttgctaaaaaatgATAGAAGCATAGAACATGGGACGTTAAGTAGAATAGACCAGTGTTACATGGACATGTTATGAGAATTGGATTACTATGTGTCCATGTGTCTAGCTTGGCAAGATGTAAAAAAGGAGATACAAggatacataaaaaaataattttaattaaattatacatttttaatattattaaaaaatattagagtATATATGTTATTCGTTGAGGACTTTTCACTATATGCAAACTTCCTAATTTGTTAAGAGATACAAAAAGAAAGATATTTTGCAAAATTATTTCAATATCTACATCCTTGACCAatctctaaaaaagaaaaaaaaatcactttCGACATTTTTATGTTGGGTTGAACTCATTATTGGAAGAGTCAAATTAATCCTCTATCTGCAAAACTGGAAAAGAAGAATCTAAGTATCCAAGTGTTTGATGCATATCCAATTTGGATATATGTTTGACAAATATTCTTGGAGCCATGCACGAATGTCCATATAACACAGGATGAAGCTCTTTATGACATACATGTAACACCATGCTTTTTTTATTTATGCTTGTCAAACTTTACCCTGGTTCATTTAAATATTTGTAGTCACTTTGTCACTTATTAGTTGTTTCTTTATCCTAAGTGAGTTCTGCAAGATTGATGATTATAAGAAAATACATCAATGGTTGCTGAAAACTGATAGAAGCACAGAACATAGGATGTTAAGTAGATTTGACGAAACCATTTATGACATAGATGCAGCACTATGCTTCTTCGATCTATGCTTGTCTAGCTTTATCTCTATTCATTTACTTGTTTTTTGTCATTTTGTCACTCTTTAGTTGTTCCTTTGTCCTTGTTTCATCCTTAATGATTGTCAGCATGCTTTCTCTGGACTTTTCTGGAGTTGCATGCAAATCTCATTGTGTACCCTTTCATGGCTTCcattatatattttttcaaattttgtgAAGTGCTCCATGTTGAAGCCTTTTCTAAACTTAGTTGCACCCCATCTCAATCAGCTAAGCCTTACTTTATCTTGAATAAGCGATTTAATGAGTTACTGTTGATCCTTGCAATTCTTAATCTTATTCTTTGAAGTTTTGCGGTACACCAAACCCAATGTTTCCATGAGACCGTGACTGCTTTGCCCATCATTTGCACATTCATCTGCTTTTTTTTACTCGCTAAAAACTGCATGACATTGCTTATCAAAAAAAAGGAGCCCTTCATGACATAACCAATAGTgctaaagcttttttttttttaaacaatccaTCCTTGGCAAGAATCCACAAAttttatatacacacacatacacatacttatatacatgcatacatattttATCATGGTGTTggaaagaaggagaaggaaaatATAGACTGTAGATTTCATGATTGTAGGTGTAGATCATCAATCCTGGTAAAGCTTATAGCCAAGACAGAGTTTGCCATACATGAGTGAAGGGACGAACCATGAGATAAATTGAAATTTTATCTATCTTCTTCTATTTCCTTGGTGGCTATTGGGGTTTGTTGCCCCATGATGGTTATGGAGTTTCTGGCTAAGATCTGATAGATATGGGCAACAACTGTGAGAAGCATGGGTTCAATGATGATGGAGAATAGGAAGTGAGAGAATAGGAGAGAAATGAGGTGATGGTGCTGCAGATTAGGTGTCCTACCGATGTCCCCTCACTGCTATGCCCTGTCTAACAGGGATGGTGCTGGTAATCCATTTCAACGGCTTTAAACCTATAGGCCTGGGA
Protein-coding regions in this window:
- the LOC105047272 gene encoding B3 domain-containing protein Os11g0197600 isoform X4, with amino-acid sequence MERSSPHFFKVYFPELSSDHLKIPPAFRKYIEHELPGTVSLKGPSGGTWNVEFVKSSKGLLFANGWKKFVADHSIELGDFLVFRYDGGLHFSVLVLDATACEKEAAFLARPYGGGHIAIVDGIEGGEEGETMGEHDSKALVLSPNESFGVGHMRNICSVDCLAMQGPPSKTEKRKKGSPSDEVAAISQDDLDSWKLRKSKSKTPARISPPSGALAVPHKKVHENTMREKDLHKRKIVSSEHTMAVNKAKTKLQRGRPKTSALSVTSTAKSLSKKVGRPSKMSALKQSSQMSERLKLLPCNDVARRGEVVAKVQRMPSLISQRRPVTKEEINKALEQAKSFKSKSPFVRVVMRDSYVYVSFFMNIPYPFVREHLPKISKKMTLWDPNGKPWAVNYVSYSSRGGFSAGWGGFSYANNLEKYDVCVFELIKRDHMKVHIFRVVKEIAPLIRNTKCKS
- the LOC105047272 gene encoding B3 domain-containing protein Os11g0197600 isoform X5, which produces MERSSPHFFKKIPPAFRKYIEHELPGTVSLKGPSGGTWNVEFVKSSKGLLFANGWKKFVADHSIELGDFLVFRYDGGLHFSVLVLDATACEKEAAFLARPYGGGHIAIVDGIEGGEEGETMGEHDSKALVLSPNESFGVGHMRNICSVDCLAMQGPPSKTEKRKKGSPSDEVAAISQDDLDSWKLRKSKSKTPDWSNSMVVARISPPSGALAVPHKKVHENTMREKDLHKRKIVSSEHTMAVNKAKTKLQRGRPAKTSALSVTSTAKSLSKKVGRPSKMSALKQSSQMSERLKLLPCNDVARRGEVVAKVQRMPSLISQRRPVTKEEINKALEQAKSFKSKSPFVRVVMRDSYVYVSFFMNIPYPFVREHLPKISKKMTLWDPNGKPWAVNYVSYSSRGGFSAGWGGFSYANNLEKYDVCVFELIKRDHMKVHIFRVVKEIAPLIRNTKCKS
- the LOC105047272 gene encoding B3 domain-containing protein Os11g0197600 isoform X3, translated to MERSSPHFFKVYFPELSSDHLKIPPAFRKYIEHELPGTVSLKGPSGGTWNVEFVKSSKGLLFANGWKKFVADHSIELGDFLVFRYDGGLHFSVLVLDATACEKEAAFLARPYGGGHIAIVDGIEGGEEGETMGEHDSKALVLSPNESFGVGHMRNICSVDCLAMQGPPSKTEKRKKGSPSDEVAAISQDDLDSWKLRKSKSKTPARISPPSGALAVPHKKVHENTMREKDLHKRKIVSSEHTMAVNKAKTKLQRGRPAKTSALSVTSTAKSLSKKVGRPSKMSALKQSSQMSERLKLLPCNDVARRGEVVAKVQRMPSLISQRRPVTKEEINKALEQAKSFKSKSPFVRVVMRDSYVYVSFFMNIPYPFVREHLPKISKKMTLWDPNGKPWAVNYVSYSSRGGFSAGWGGFSYANNLEKYDVCVFELIKRDHMKVHIFRVVKEIAPLIRNTKCKS